The following are from one region of the Hyla sarda isolate aHylSar1 chromosome 6, aHylSar1.hap1, whole genome shotgun sequence genome:
- the LOC130277457 gene encoding protein SSUH2 homolog — protein MLDELWYNLCSPDPVRMALTPSHTKSDFVDIDLSPLKSNSEVALVPQAMGTSSGLSQNAPLGSQGCTVPILVVTPANTGAGIEQLHPPISVETKPSVVNGNSGMVQTFNKPVQAIPDTTVTSQHCPTVEVRAVVTKNCNRASDPGNGAVIDGGKCQPPPSGQSSVSPDPSCPTQTDLRALLITEAAAKQAFQEYGESKFCYRGTPAKEMITEELQPLNTYRYSLETFTESRTCEWVTETYTGQHVDSMHARSALQPSDIPVAVPEMFKDGTQKLKVPNTSSVKACSQCKGMGKNMCLKCHGTTRIQCMWCNGTGRRMQMEMCQQCYGSGAESCRMCNNMVAQNCITCAGKGQILKYMQLNITWKNNKYQYIVDHNSDFSSELFKNVHGERIFTDEQLTVSPLADFPDSSINWASQNALEQHRTQFSSSCRVLRQRQIIELIPLTKVYYIWKGNQLNYFVYGKEKKVYVKNYPEKCCCAVM, from the exons ATGCTAGATGAATTATGGTATAACCTCTGCTCCCCAGACCCTGTAAGGATGGCCTTGACTCCATCTCACACCAAATCAGACTTCGTTGACATTGATTTGAGCCCTCTTAAATCCAACTCGGAAGTCGCACTGGTTCCTCAAGCCATGGGCACATCCAGTGGTTTATCTCAAAATGCCCCACTTGGAAGTCAGGGCTGCACTGTGCCCATTCTGGTTGTCACACCTGCAAACACTGGTGCTGGCATAGAGCAGCTTCATCCTCCCATCTCAGTGGAAACTAAACCATCTGTGGTCAATGGAAACTCAGGCATGGTACAGACATTCAACAAACCAGTTCAAGCCATCCCAGATACAACCGTGACCTCCCAGCATTGCCCAACGGTGGAAGTGAGAGCAGTGGTCACCAAGAACTGCAACAGAGCTTCTGATCCTGGGAACGGGGCTGTTATTGATG GTGGGAAGTGTCAGCCACCTCCTTCTGGCCAATCCTCAGTGTCTCCTGATCCCTCTTGCCCTACACAAACAGACCTCAG GGCCCTGCTGATCACTGAAGCTGCAGCCAAACAAGCATTTCAGGAATATGGTGAAAGCAAGTTTTGCTATAGAGGCACTCCGGCCAAAGAGATGATAACTGAAGAACTGCAGCCATTAAACACCTACAGG TATTCCTTGGAAACTTTTACAGAGTCACGGACTTGTGAATGGGTAACAGAAACATATACAG GTCAGCATGTGGATTCTATGCATGCTAGATCTGCTCTCCAGCCTTCGGACATCCCAGTTGCTGTACCTGAAATGTTCAAAGATGGGACTCAGAAATTGAAAGTTCCTAATACATCCTCTGTGAAG GCTTGCTCACAATGCAAAGGGATGGGAAAGAACATGTGTCTGAAGTGCCATGGGACCACCCGG ATTCAGTGTATGTGGTGTAATGGGACTGGGAGACGTATGCAGATGGAGATGTGTCAGCAGTGCTATGGAAGCGGCGCTGAGAG CTGTAGGATGTGTAACAACATGGTCGCTCAGAACTGCATTACCTGTGCTGGGAAGGGACAAATCCTGAAATACATGCAGCTGAACATCACCTG gaagaATAATAAATACCAATATATAGTGGATCATAACTCTGATTTCTCTTCGGAGCTCTTCAAAAATGTCCATGGAGAGCGGATCTTTACAGATGAACAGTTGACG GTTTCTCCACTGGCAGATTTCCCAGACTCCTCTATAAATTGGGCTTCTCAGAATGCTTTGGAGCAACACCGCACCCAGTTCTCCTCCTCATGTCGTGTTCTAAGACAG AGGCAGATCATTGAACTTATTCCTCTCACCAAGGTGTACTACATCTGGAAAGGAAATCAATTAAACTATTTTGTCTATGGAAAGGAAAAGAAGGTGTATGTAAAGAATTACCCTGAGAAGTGCTGCTGCGCGGTCATGTGA